In one Rhopalosiphum padi isolate XX-2018 chromosome 3, ASM2088224v1, whole genome shotgun sequence genomic region, the following are encoded:
- the LOC132925404 gene encoding zinc finger MYM-type protein 1-like: MVLKIMGQGYDGASVMSGGYTGVQKRISDIIPNASYVHCAAHNLNLVLSDVAKSSSKIKSAPRWASLALGDDVAKTVLKKVCTTRWESRHNAVFALKYRYRDVLKSLTNIMLTSDKKEEINRAKGLKKKLESFEFVLILTIWEQILRPFYVVSKKLQSIDSNLHNACECLQSAIAIIQNLREKYEELVTSATDLCNSWGIAVNNNQRRRIYSKNFFGDLDGDKRQDITEENLRIKVFLPLIDTALVQLNNRFLGLQKVVDKFNFLQPQVILVSSEDNIIKTTYDFILYYKKDISSDLTRQMLSFKEVIIDSLSTMKSIKDIANYILENDMASLFKDILTACIIFISLPVTVASAERSFSKLKIIKNYLRNSMGQERLSNISILNIERSRTKELNYSNHKGTKISSFKD; the protein is encoded by the exons ATGGTGCTGAAGatcat GGGCCAAGGATATGATGGTGCTTCGGTAATGAGCGGTGGCTACACAGGTGTTCAAAAAAGAATTTCTGATATAATTCCAAATGCATCATACGTGCATTGTGCTGCACATAATTTGAATCTTGTTTTGTCAGATGTGGCCAAAAGTtcatcaaaaat taAAAGTGCTCCTAGATGGGCCTCTCTGGCGCTAGGTGATGATGTAGCAAAAACAGTCTTAAAAAAAGTATGTACAACGAGGTGGGAATCTCGACATAACGCAGTTTTTGCTCTCAAGTATCGTTACAGAGatgttttaaaatctttaacaaatataatgctAACAAGTGACAAGAAAGAAGAAATTAATAGAGCTAAAGGTCTAAAAAAGAAGTTAGAATCTTTTGAGTTTGTGCTAATACTCACTATATGGGAACAAATTTTAAGACCTTTTTATGTGGtatctaaaaaattacaatcaatTGATTCTAACCTTCATAATGCTTGTGAGTGTTTACAATCAGCTATtgcaataattcaaaatttgagaGAGAAATATGAAGAACTGGTTACTTCAGCAACAGATTTGTGTAATAGTTGGGGAATAGCTGTGAATAATAATCAACGGCGTcgaatatattcaaaaaatttttttggtgATTTAGATGGAGACAAAAGACAAGATATAACCGAAGAAAACCTcagaataaaagtatttttgccTTTGATTGATACAGCTTTAGTTCAGCTAAATAATCGCTTTTTAGGTTTACAGAAAGTAGTTGATAAATTCAACTTTTTACAACCACAAGTAATTTTAGTATCTAGCGAAGATAACATTATCAAGACTACTTATGACTTCATTTTATACTACAAGAAAGATATAAGTTCAGATCTTACGAGACAGATGTTATCTTTTAAAGAAGTGATAATTGATTCACTGTCAACTATGAAAAGTATAAAAGATAtagcaaattatattttagaaaatgataTGGCTTCTCTTTTCAAAGATATATTAACTGCttgtatcatttttatatcattaccaGTCACTGTTGCATCAGCAGAACGTTCGTTTTCcaagctaaaaataataaaaaactatctAAGAAATTCAATGGGACAAGAAAGGCTATCAAATatcagtattttaaatatagaacgATCAAGAACTAAAGaacttaat tattcaaATCACAAGGGAACAAAAATAAGTTCATTTAAAGACTGA
- the LOC132925406 gene encoding zinc finger MYM-type protein 1-like — MKRFLVPLSKSDESDESVTSKQIRKSSTTISVNDRDIQNNIFDISQNVENGPNQPNITFPRRNIGGKQRSFNVLWYSKYEWLEYSKIRDSIFCFYCRHFTSDNSGYRDKVLIVNGYSDWKHIGNMLEKHNSSNIHKLSLKKYKSWISAKKTGSVATKLNTQLKEDILKNREIMRSLIRCVLYCGRQDIVILKSIVEEIQNGSNFYSIIVDEAKTESNIEQMRICVRYISDNRINERFLGFLELKELHAKALADSIQLFLCSINLDIKNCIGQSYDGASAMSGTINGVQQYIREMSKNPCLYVHCYAHRLNLVLVDASKHVSAIHNTIGILEAIYSFQSCSSLRNSLFLESPEDSDKKLKIPQHCETRWVSKYKGIHFFKIRFKSVIKALKECTLSKKAKEAAKARGLLNQFATFDNLLIIFCLDELLFCINSLSVYLQTKSTDLSNCITLIECTKDQIKSMRTENKFHDLYEKVIKSVEEISGEMSIPVTKKRKKNVSSKRTDYFVTSSIGQNQMDNISEHEIKMRSQYFEIIDNIVVEMNRRFKQTELIEAVEACNPSSKMFLDFDTLIKLPGISTDNQFIEKLRAQCDLGKKNLEEVYRRILVIPISSATAERSFSTMRRIKTYNRSTMTGKRLHNLALLSIEREKSEELIQNPDEILNEFAILSSSAVTSSPAVHLSPMVPSSSPVSSLPAKSIYDEFADLQIKRCTEWWCPVHSKFELLVKSVKPTSYEDELLIKRAKSRFVYWSKGDTVRCCTLDRKHQTPPNKYVFPSFWPTVMPSDMDKLSNSFSKL, encoded by the exons ATGAAACGTTTTCTTGTCCCCCTTTCAAAATCGGATGAATCTGATGAATCTGTTACTTCTAAACAAATTCGTAAATCTTCTACTACAATAAGTGTCAATGATCGCgatattcaaaacaatatttttgatattagtcAAAACGTTGAAAACGGGCCAAATCAACCCAACATTACGTTCCCGAGACGAAACATCGGTGGAAAACAGAGATCATTTAATGTTTTGTGGTATTCAAAATACGAATGGTTAGAATACTCGAAAATTAGAGAttcgatattttgtttttactgtcGCCATTTCACTAGTGATAATTCCGGCTATAGAGATAAAGTTTTAATTGTTAATGGTTATTCTGATTGGAAGCATATTGGAAACATGTTAGAAAAACACAATTCTTCAAATATTCATAAACTgtctcttaaaaaatataaatcgtggATATCCGCTAAAAAAACTGGTTCTGTagcaacaaaattaaatacacaactaaaagaagacattttaaaaaatcgGGAAATTATGAGATCGTTGATCAGATGCGTGTTATATTGCGGGAGACAAGATATTG taattttaaaaagtattgtagaagaaattcaaaatGGAAGTAATTTTTACAGTATTATTGTCGATGAAGCTAAAACCGAATCAAATATAGAACAAATGAGAATTTGTGTACGCTACATAAGTGACAATCGTATTAACGAAAGATTTCTTGGATTTCTTGAGCTTAAAGAATTGCATGCAAAAGCACTTGCCGATAGTATTCAACTTTTTTTGTGTTCTATTAATTtggatataaaaaattgtattggcCAATCATACGACGGAGCTTCTGCTATGTCGGGGACTATCAATGGTGTTCAGCAATATATCCGAGAAATGTCTAAAAACCCATGCCTATATGTGCATTGCTATGCACACAGGCTCAATCTTGTTTTAGTAGATGCATCAAAACATGTTTCAGCTATTCATAATACAATTGGTATATTAGAAGCAATTTATTCATTTCAGTCGTGTTCTTCACTAAGAAACAGTTTATTTTTGGAATCACCAGAAGAcagtgataaaaaattaaaaataccacagCACTGCGAAACAAGATGGGTTTCAAAGTACAAAGggatacatttctttaaaatacgTTTCAAAAGTGTTATTAAAGCTTTAAAAGAGTGTACTTTGAGTAAAAAAGCAAAAGAAGCTGCAAAAGCTAGAGGTTTATTAAACCAATTTGCaacttttgataatttattgataatattttgtttagatgAACTTCTATTTTGCATAAACTCGTTGTCAgtttatttacaaacaaaatctACAGATTTAAGTAATTGCATAACACTTATTGAATGTACAAAAGATCAAATAAAAAGTATGAGAACCGAAAACaaatttcatgatttatatgaaaaagttattaaatctgTAGAAGAAATCAGTGGTGAAATGAGCATCCCAGTTACGAAAAAGAGAAAAAAGAATGTATCATCAAAACGTACAGATTATTTTGTGACAAGTTCTATAGGACAAAATCAAATGGACAACATTTCTgaacatgaaataaaaatgagaaGTCAATACTTTGAAATAATTGACAATATCGTCGTGGAAATGAACCGAAGATTTAAGCAAACAGAACTAATTGAAGCAGTGGAAGCCTGTAATCCAAGCTCCAAAATGTTTTTAGACTTTGACACACTTATAAAATTGCCAGGAATTTCTACAGATAATCAATTTATTGAAAAGTTGAGAGCACAATGTgatttaggaaaaaaaaat CTAGAAGAAGTGTACAGACGAATTTTAGTTATTCCAATTTCAAGTGCTACAGCTGAAAGGAGTTTTTCTACAATGAGGAgaattaaaacgtataatagaTCGACCATGACCGGAAAACGTTTACACAACCTAGCTCTGCTATCGATTGAACGAGAAAAAAGTGAAGAGTTAATACAAAATCCAGacgaaattttaaatgaatttgcTA TTCTTTCTTCTTCAGCGGTTACTTCTTCTCCAGCAGTTCATTTATCGCCAATGGTTCCTTCCTCTTCACCAGTATCATCTTTACCGGCTAAATCAATTTATGATGAATTTGCAGACCTGCAGATTAAACGA tgcaCAGAATGGTGGTGTCCCGTACACTCAAAGTTCGAATTATTGGTGAAATCAGTAAAGCCAACGTCATATGAAGACGAACTTTTGATCAAAAGAGCCAAATCACGGTTTGTGTACTGGTCAAAAGGAGACACg GTTCGTTGTTGCACTCTGGACAGAAAACACCAAACACCgccaaataaatatgttttcccATCTTTTTGGCCAACAGTGATGCCTAGTGACATGGATAAACTAAGCAATTCATTTTCAAAGCTTTAA
- the LOC132925405 gene encoding zinc finger MYM-type protein 5-like, translated as MSTRRVYESGFAKRKAKEQRAAGLDLMRGSMTKFLRKTSVTSENESIVKTNEDVIDEAEASETVNDIILSPHIEMDLNSEFPSNRGKFPDVINNSNLKRQIILFGPCKPNIKFPLDSTPCQDNENKRCRKFSVEYYFITNLAGHKIPRSWLCYSVILDKAYCESCWLFSDRTHPYFKSNWITGINDWRHLSQKINKHEISIQHIDAVKLRTIWVKNQTIDHSIEDQISQEAQKWRDILTRLIKIILFLTAGNTALRGNEGKSTSTSMNEGNFIRSVRLMAEFDPLLHNLLYTEKTQIKYLSFH; from the exons atgtcgaCACGAAGAGTGTATGAAAGTGGTTTTGCTAAACGCAAGGCAAAAGAACAAAGAGCCGCCGGTTTGGATTTAATGAGAGGTTCAATGACTAAATTTCTTCGAAAAACATCAGTTACTTCAG aaAATGAATCAATTGTGAAGACAAATGAAGATGTAATAGATGAAGCTGAAGCAAGTGAAACGGTAAATGACATTATTTTATCACCTCATATTGAAATGGATCTAAATAGTGAATTTCCTTCAAATCGTGGAAAGTTTCCAGATgtcataaataattctaatttaaaaagacagattattttatttgggcCTTGCaaaccaaatattaaatttccacTAGATTCTACACCGTGTCAAGATAATGAAAACAAAAGGTGTCGAAAATTTtctgttgaatattattttataacaaatttagcTGGCCATAAAATTCCCAGATCTTGGCTTTGCTACTCAGTCATACTTGATAAAGCATACTGCGAATCTTGTTGGTTGTTTTCTGATAGAACACAtccttattttaaatcaaactgGATAACAGGAATAAATGATTGGCGACATTTAtcgcaaaaaattaataaacatgagATTTCTATTCAGCACATTGACGCTGTTAAATTACGCACAATATGGgtaaaaaatcaaacaattgATCACTCAATAGAAGATCAAATATCCCAAGAAGCTCAGAAATGGAGAGATATTTTAACtaggttaattaaaataattttatttttaacagctgGTAATACAGCCCTCCGTGGTAATGAAGGGAAATCAACTTCTACAAGTATGAACGAAGGCAATTTTATCCGATCAGTAAGACTAATGGCTGAATTTGATCcactattacataatttactttacaCTGAAAAGACACAAATTAAATATCtgagttttcattaa